A genome region from uncultured Roseibium sp. includes the following:
- the gap gene encoding type I glyceraldehyde-3-phosphate dehydrogenase, whose amino-acid sequence MVTKVAINGFGRIGRNVLRGIVESGRTDIEVVGINDLGPVETNAHLLRYDSVHGRFPAEVTVDGDTISINGGNPIKVTAIRDPKDLPWGELGVDIAMECTGFFTARDKAALHLDAGAKRVLVSAPASGADKTIVYGVNHDTLTKDDLVVSNASCTTNCLSPVAYVLNETVGIEKGMMTTIHSYTGDQPTLDTMHKDLYRGRAAAMSMIPTSTGAAKAVGLVLPELNGKLDGFAMRVPTPNVSVVDLKFIAKRATSVDEINAAIKAAADGALKGVLGYTDDKNVSIDFNHDPHSSIFHTDQTKVMDGTLVSILSWYDNEWGFSNRMADTAVAMAKLI is encoded by the coding sequence ATGGTCACCAAGGTAGCAATCAACGGATTTGGCCGCATCGGCCGGAATGTTCTTCGGGGCATCGTGGAATCGGGCCGCACCGATATCGAAGTCGTCGGCATCAACGATCTGGGTCCGGTCGAAACCAACGCCCACCTGCTGCGCTACGATTCCGTGCATGGCCGTTTCCCTGCCGAAGTGACCGTTGACGGTGACACCATCTCCATCAACGGCGGCAATCCGATCAAGGTCACCGCGATCCGCGATCCGAAGGACCTGCCGTGGGGCGAACTCGGCGTCGATATCGCCATGGAATGCACCGGCTTCTTCACCGCCCGCGACAAGGCCGCCCTGCACCTCGACGCCGGCGCCAAGCGCGTTCTGGTGTCCGCACCCGCCTCCGGCGCCGACAAGACCATCGTCTATGGCGTCAACCACGACACGCTGACCAAGGACGATCTCGTCGTTTCCAACGCGTCCTGCACCACCAACTGTCTGTCCCCGGTCGCCTATGTGTTGAATGAAACCGTCGGCATCGAAAAGGGCATGATGACGACGATCCACTCCTACACCGGCGACCAGCCGACGCTGGACACCATGCACAAGGATCTCTACCGCGGTCGTGCCGCAGCCATGTCGATGATCCCGACGTCCACCGGCGCCGCCAAGGCCGTCGGCCTGGTCCTGCCGGAACTGAACGGCAAGCTCGACGGCTTCGCCATGCGCGTTCCGACGCCGAACGTCTCCGTGGTCGACCTCAAGTTCATCGCCAAGCGCGCGACCTCCGTCGATGAAATCAACGCCGCTATCAAGGCAGCGGCTGACGGCGCGCTGAAGGGCGTGCTCGGCTACACCGATGACAAGAACGTGTCGATCGATTTCAACCACGATCCGCATTCGTCGATCTTCCACACGGACCAGACCAAGGTCATGGACGGCACCCTGGTTTCGATCCTGTCCTGGTACGACAATGAATGGGGTTTCTCCAACCGCATGGCCGACACGGCCGTCGCGATGGCGAAGCTGATCTGA
- a CDS encoding LysE family transporter, with protein sequence MVELLTVIALTIVVAIVPGPDFAVVLRNALVGGRLAGIMTALGIGLALGVHVTYALAGIGLVVSQSILLFNVMKLIGAAYLIFLGVTMYRTASREMPADVKTMGMPPLKALRWGFFTNATNPKATMFALSVFLQVTSPQTPLWTQIGYGAIMVSGVSLWFILVTMVFTLDPVKRQFIRMKLWMERTFGILLTLFGIGIALTTHSSRP encoded by the coding sequence ATGGTCGAACTTCTTACCGTCATCGCGCTTACGATCGTTGTAGCGATCGTTCCGGGCCCGGACTTCGCGGTTGTGCTGCGAAACGCACTGGTCGGCGGGCGCCTGGCCGGCATCATGACGGCCCTCGGAATAGGGCTGGCCCTCGGCGTGCACGTCACCTACGCCCTGGCCGGCATCGGCCTTGTCGTTTCCCAGTCCATCCTGCTGTTCAACGTGATGAAGCTGATCGGCGCGGCGTATCTGATCTTTCTCGGCGTCACCATGTATCGGACCGCTTCGCGGGAGATGCCTGCCGACGTGAAGACCATGGGCATGCCGCCTCTGAAAGCGCTGCGCTGGGGCTTTTTCACCAATGCGACCAATCCGAAGGCGACCATGTTCGCCTTGAGCGTCTTCCTGCAGGTCACTTCGCCGCAGACGCCGCTCTGGACCCAGATCGGCTATGGCGCAATCATGGTGTCCGGTGTGTCCCTTTGGTTCATACTGGTGACGATGGTCTTCACGCTGGATCCGGTGAAACGGCAATTCATCCGCATGAAACTCTGGATGGAACGCACGTTCGGCATCCTGCTCACGCTCTTTGGCATCGGGATTGCCCTGACTACACATTCTTCACGTCCTTGA
- a CDS encoding phosphoglycerate kinase gives MTFKTLDDLTDISGKRVLIRVDLNVPMKDGVVTDTTRIERILPTIRAITAKGGKAILLAHFGRPKGERVADMSLKPVARPLAELLGQAVDFADDCIGAPAADAVAKMVDGGILLLENTRYHKGEEKNDTDFAKALAANGDIYVNDAFSAAHRAHASTEGLARLLPAYAGLTMQAELDALASALGDPKRPVLAVVGGAKVSSKIDLLENLVSRVDMLVIGGGMANTFLAAQGIDVGKSLCEHDLADTALTIMAAAEKAGCEIVLPADAVVAKEFKAGADNETVALDAIPADGMILDVGPASIAKVNEKIDTAATLVWNGPLGAFEIAPFDKATVAAAQHAAERTKQGKLNSVAGGGDTVAALNHANAGSAFSYVSTAGGAFLEWLEGKELPGVKALEA, from the coding sequence ATGACATTCAAAACACTTGATGATCTGACAGACATTTCCGGCAAGCGCGTCCTTATCCGCGTTGACCTCAACGTTCCCATGAAGGACGGCGTGGTGACCGACACCACCCGGATCGAGCGCATTCTTCCGACCATCCGGGCGATCACCGCCAAGGGCGGCAAGGCGATCCTGCTGGCCCATTTCGGCCGTCCGAAAGGCGAACGGGTCGCCGACATGTCCCTGAAGCCGGTTGCGCGTCCGCTCGCCGAACTCCTCGGCCAGGCGGTGGACTTCGCCGACGACTGCATCGGCGCACCCGCAGCGGACGCGGTGGCCAAGATGGTCGACGGCGGCATTCTGCTTCTTGAAAACACCCGCTATCACAAGGGCGAGGAAAAGAACGATACGGACTTCGCCAAGGCGCTAGCCGCAAACGGCGACATCTATGTCAACGACGCCTTCTCCGCCGCCCACCGGGCACACGCCTCGACAGAAGGCCTCGCGCGGCTCCTGCCCGCCTATGCCGGCCTGACCATGCAAGCGGAACTGGATGCGCTCGCCTCCGCGCTCGGCGATCCCAAACGCCCGGTTCTCGCCGTCGTCGGTGGTGCCAAGGTGTCCTCCAAGATCGACCTTCTGGAAAACCTCGTCTCCAGGGTCGACATGCTGGTGATCGGCGGCGGTATGGCCAACACCTTCCTGGCGGCACAAGGCATCGACGTGGGCAAGTCGCTGTGCGAACACGATCTGGCGGACACGGCCCTCACCATCATGGCCGCCGCGGAAAAAGCCGGCTGCGAAATCGTACTGCCCGCCGATGCGGTCGTTGCAAAAGAATTCAAGGCCGGCGCCGACAACGAAACCGTCGCCCTTGATGCCATTCCGGCGGATGGCATGATCCTGGATGTGGGACCCGCCTCGATTGCGAAGGTCAACGAAAAGATCGACACGGCCGCAACGCTGGTGTGGAACGGTCCGCTCGGAGCCTTCGAGATCGCGCCTTTCGACAAGGCGACGGTCGCCGCGGCTCAACATGCGGCCGAACGCACCAAACAGGGTAAGCTCAATTCCGTCGCCGGCGGCGGCGATACGGTGGCCGCCCTGAACCATGCCAATGCCGGGTCCGCATTTTCCTATGTTTCCACGGCAGGCGGCGCCTTCCTGGAATGGCTGGAAGGCAAGGAGCTTCCAGGCGTGAAGGCGCTCGAAGCCTGA
- the fba gene encoding class II fructose-bisphosphate aldolase (catalyzes the reversible aldol condensation of dihydroxyacetonephosphate and glyceraldehyde 3-phosphate in the Calvin cycle, glycolysis, and/or gluconeogenesis), which yields MARITLRQLLDHAAEHDYGVPAFNINNMEQALAIMAAADKTSAPVIIQASRGARAYANDVMLKYMMDAVCEIYPHIPVCVHLDHGNEPGTCMTAIQAGFTSVMMDGSLEADGKTPADWDYNVGVTGKVTEMAHLGGISVEGELGVLGSLETGMGDKEDGHGAEGKLSHDQLLTDPEEAVKFVQATKVDALAIAMGTSHGAYKFTRQPDGDILAMHVIEEIHRRLPDTHLVMHGSSSVPQDLQDIINQYGGEMPQTWGVPVEEIQRGIKNGVRKINIDTDNRMAITGQIRKVLSENPGEFDPRKYLKPARDAMEKLCIARLEAFNTAGQAPKIGRIATLAEMAASYKDGSLDPKIG from the coding sequence ATGGCTCGAATTACCCTTCGCCAACTGCTTGATCACGCTGCTGAGCATGACTACGGGGTTCCTGCGTTCAACATCAACAACATGGAACAGGCGCTGGCCATCATGGCAGCTGCCGACAAGACGTCCGCTCCCGTCATCATCCAGGCCTCGCGCGGCGCCCGCGCCTATGCCAACGACGTCATGCTGAAATACATGATGGACGCCGTCTGCGAAATCTACCCGCACATTCCCGTCTGCGTGCATCTCGACCACGGCAACGAGCCGGGAACCTGCATGACCGCGATCCAGGCCGGCTTCACCTCCGTCATGATGGACGGTTCTCTGGAAGCCGACGGCAAGACCCCGGCCGACTGGGACTACAACGTCGGCGTCACCGGCAAGGTGACCGAGATGGCCCACCTCGGCGGCATTTCCGTGGAAGGCGAACTCGGCGTCCTCGGTTCCCTTGAAACCGGCATGGGCGACAAGGAAGACGGCCACGGCGCAGAGGGCAAGCTCTCCCACGACCAGCTTCTGACCGATCCGGAAGAAGCGGTGAAGTTCGTTCAGGCGACCAAGGTCGATGCGCTCGCCATCGCCATGGGCACCTCCCACGGCGCCTACAAGTTCACCCGCCAGCCGGACGGCGACATTCTCGCCATGCACGTGATCGAGGAAATTCACCGCCGCCTGCCGGACACTCACCTGGTGATGCACGGCTCGTCGTCGGTGCCGCAGGATCTTCAGGACATCATCAACCAGTACGGCGGCGAGATGCCCCAGACCTGGGGCGTGCCTGTGGAAGAAATCCAGCGCGGCATCAAGAACGGTGTGCGCAAGATCAACATCGACACCGACAACCGCATGGCCATCACCGGTCAGATCCGCAAGGTTCTGTCCGAGAACCCGGGCGAATTCGATCCGCGCAAGTATCTGAAGCCGGCCCGCGACGCGATGGAAAAGCTCTGCATCGCCCGCCTGGAAGCCTTCAACACAGCCGGTCAGGCGCCGAAGATCGGCCGGATCGCAACGCTTGCCGAAATGGCTGCCAGCTACAAGGACGGCAGCCTGGATCCGAAGATCGGCTGA
- a CDS encoding thiamine phosphate synthase, translated as MNRPRLFLVTPPTFDTGKLATDLGDAFKGGDIACVMIYMPDADGKALQEAAQVLVPAIQDGGAAALVYRDTQVAGRSGADGAHIDTSLEDVKLAVESLQPAKIVGAGGTKLKHEDMEWAETGIDYLFFGRLDLEEKPDPHDKTLSKAEWWSHLFETPCVALGGNTIASVEAAAATGADFVALKDAVWQNPDGPAAAVTAANAILEAHPFEDTD; from the coding sequence GTGAACCGCCCCCGCCTCTTTCTTGTCACGCCACCGACGTTCGACACCGGCAAGCTCGCAACCGATCTTGGCGACGCCTTCAAGGGCGGCGACATCGCCTGCGTGATGATCTACATGCCCGATGCTGACGGGAAGGCGCTTCAGGAAGCGGCACAAGTTCTCGTTCCCGCCATCCAGGACGGCGGTGCCGCAGCCCTCGTCTACCGCGACACCCAGGTGGCCGGGCGCAGCGGCGCGGACGGTGCTCATATCGACACCTCCCTGGAAGACGTCAAACTGGCGGTCGAAAGCCTCCAGCCGGCGAAGATCGTCGGCGCCGGCGGCACCAAACTGAAGCACGAAGACATGGAATGGGCGGAGACCGGGATCGACTACCTGTTCTTCGGCCGACTGGATCTGGAGGAAAAGCCCGATCCTCATGACAAGACGCTGTCCAAGGCGGAATGGTGGTCGCACCTGTTCGAAACGCCCTGTGTCGCGCTCGGCGGCAATACCATTGCCTCGGTCGAAGCGGCCGCTGCAACCGGTGCGGATTTTGTCGCGCTGAAGGACGCAGTCTGGCAGAATCCGGACGGACCGGCCGCCGCCGTAACGGCGGCCAATGCCATTCTGGAAGCCCATCCGTTTGAGGATACCGACTGA
- a CDS encoding tetratricopeptide repeat protein, producing MEVIRKNLRTWLAGALSTLVLATLILTGACQTGMVSRSLAQSGQQTAPASDTSVTPPPAPLPGAMPEGTETAGQTQETEKPDALISTTDVQPPLPPEGTSITQDYVYSLFQRGWYLSTLAAATPLAEEGNTSAQTLIGVLFEAGLGIPQDKEKAAQWYELAVAKNDPHAAYRLAQFCLLGTGVKQDKKRAADLFEIAAKAGNPEAKYNLALLYQEGEGRPYNEKKARELLEEAAEFNDPQAQYVLGLSYLEGLGGFSDPGKGAFWLGRAARRGNTAAQVYYGILRFQGKGVEPNEKEAADWFERAAQAGNPVAMNRLARVYAYGRGRQQDPVAAAAWHYAARALGVSDLKLDGFVATLNSDLLAEARKRAEQYTATVFAPSEDPTRPSP from the coding sequence ATGGAAGTGATCCGCAAGAACCTGCGCACATGGCTGGCCGGAGCACTCTCCACGCTTGTTCTGGCCACCCTCATTCTGACTGGCGCCTGCCAGACCGGCATGGTTTCCCGGTCCCTGGCACAGAGCGGACAGCAGACGGCACCGGCATCGGATACCTCCGTCACGCCGCCTCCCGCCCCCCTTCCCGGTGCGATGCCTGAGGGGACCGAAACAGCCGGTCAGACGCAGGAAACGGAAAAACCGGACGCACTCATCAGCACCACGGACGTGCAACCTCCCTTGCCGCCGGAAGGCACCAGCATCACGCAGGACTATGTCTACAGCCTGTTTCAGCGCGGCTGGTACCTGTCGACGCTCGCCGCGGCCACACCACTGGCGGAAGAGGGGAACACATCAGCGCAGACCCTTATCGGCGTTCTGTTCGAAGCCGGGCTCGGCATCCCCCAGGACAAGGAAAAGGCAGCCCAGTGGTACGAACTGGCCGTCGCCAAGAACGATCCGCACGCCGCTTACCGGCTGGCCCAGTTTTGTCTGCTGGGCACAGGCGTCAAACAGGACAAGAAACGGGCGGCCGACCTGTTCGAAATCGCGGCCAAAGCCGGCAACCCGGAAGCCAAATACAATCTCGCCCTCCTCTACCAGGAAGGCGAAGGACGGCCGTACAACGAGAAAAAGGCCCGTGAGCTTCTGGAAGAAGCTGCCGAATTCAATGATCCTCAGGCCCAATACGTGCTCGGCCTGTCCTATCTGGAGGGACTCGGCGGCTTCAGCGATCCGGGCAAGGGCGCCTTCTGGCTCGGCCGGGCGGCCCGGCGCGGCAACACCGCGGCCCAGGTCTATTACGGTATCCTGCGGTTCCAGGGCAAAGGCGTGGAACCGAACGAAAAGGAAGCTGCCGACTGGTTCGAGCGCGCCGCGCAGGCGGGGAACCCGGTCGCCATGAACCGGCTTGCCCGCGTCTATGCCTATGGCCGGGGCCGCCAGCAGGATCCGGTCGCCGCGGCCGCCTGGCACTATGCTGCACGCGCCCTTGGGGTTTCGGACCTGAAGCTGGATGGTTTTGTTGCCACCTTGAACAGCGACCTGCTGGCAGAAGCCAGAAAACGGGCGGAACAATATACGGCAACCGTTTTCGCCCCTTCCGAGGATCCCACGCGCCCATCGCCGTAG
- the efp gene encoding elongation factor P, translated as MKINGNEIKPGNVLQHQDTLWAVVKVDHVKPGKGGAFAQVEMKNLLDGRKLNERFRSEDKVERVRLEQKDFQYLYTQDDMLIFMDTETYEQLELQADFVGDRAAFLQDGMMVTVEMHEERPIGITLPQHVTLEIAEADAVVKGQTQSSSYKPAIMENGVRVMVPPFIRAGEKIIVDTGTLEYVRRAD; from the coding sequence ATGAAAATCAACGGTAACGAAATCAAGCCTGGCAACGTTCTCCAGCATCAGGACACGCTTTGGGCGGTCGTAAAAGTCGATCACGTCAAGCCCGGCAAGGGCGGCGCCTTCGCCCAGGTCGAGATGAAAAACCTTCTCGACGGCCGCAAGCTCAACGAACGCTTCCGGTCCGAAGACAAGGTCGAGCGGGTGCGCCTTGAGCAAAAGGACTTCCAGTACCTTTACACCCAGGACGACATGCTGATCTTCATGGACACGGAAACCTACGAGCAGCTTGAACTCCAGGCGGATTTCGTCGGCGACCGCGCGGCCTTCCTCCAGGACGGCATGATGGTGACCGTTGAAATGCACGAGGAACGTCCGATCGGCATCACCCTGCCCCAGCATGTTACGCTGGAAATCGCCGAGGCCGACGCCGTGGTCAAGGGTCAGACCCAGTCCTCGTCCTACAAGCCGGCCATCATGGAAAACGGCGTCCGCGTCATGGTTCCCCCGTTCATCAGGGCGGGCGAAAAGATCATCGTCGACACAGGCACGCTGGAATACGTCCGCCGCGCCGACTAA
- a CDS encoding inositol monophosphatase family protein, with translation MARTALLNVMVQAAMKAGRSLVRDFGEVENLQVSRKGPGDFVSAADRKAEEIIRAELTKARPAFGLVMEESGEVEGTDGQHRWHVDPLDGTTNFLHGIPIFASSIALERQGQIVAGVIYNPVMDELYTAERGRGAFLNDRRLRVAGRTELPDMVFATGLPFIGKGDHGRTLKELRYIMPEVAGVRRCGAAALDLAWTASGRFDGYWERNLNSWDIAAGILMVKEAGGYVSDLSGKDKMLDTGDVVAGNEFAQKHLLRLLKNVD, from the coding sequence ATGGCTCGCACCGCCCTCCTCAACGTAATGGTTCAGGCCGCCATGAAGGCAGGCCGCAGCCTTGTTCGCGATTTCGGCGAAGTGGAAAATCTCCAGGTGTCCCGGAAGGGTCCGGGAGATTTCGTCTCCGCCGCCGACCGCAAGGCGGAGGAGATCATCCGCGCCGAACTGACCAAGGCCCGCCCGGCCTTCGGTCTGGTGATGGAGGAAAGCGGCGAAGTCGAGGGCACCGACGGCCAGCACCGCTGGCACGTGGACCCGCTCGACGGCACAACGAACTTCCTTCACGGCATTCCGATTTTCGCCAGTTCCATCGCGCTTGAGCGTCAGGGGCAGATCGTCGCCGGGGTGATCTACAATCCCGTCATGGACGAACTCTATACCGCCGAACGCGGCCGGGGCGCCTTCCTGAACGACCGCCGCCTGCGGGTCGCGGGCCGAACGGAGCTTCCCGACATGGTGTTCGCCACCGGCCTGCCGTTCATCGGCAAGGGCGACCATGGCCGGACCCTGAAGGAACTGCGCTACATCATGCCGGAAGTCGCCGGCGTCCGCCGCTGCGGCGCTGCGGCGCTCGATCTGGCCTGGACCGCCTCCGGCCGTTTCGACGGCTATTGGGAGCGCAATCTCAATTCCTGGGATATTGCCGCCGGCATTCTCATGGTGAAAGAAGCAGGCGGGTATGTCTCCGACCTGTCCGGCAAGGACAAGATGCTGGACACCGGCGATGTGGTCGCGGGCAACGAATTTGCCCAGAAACATCTTCTCAGGCTTCTGAAGAACGTCGACTGA
- a CDS encoding flagellar motor protein MotA — protein sequence MARDFDPYSLSSPRAYLSFMIIFLVIVAFIGFILYRQISVAFMSNPGLNGLIVLVGLFGILLLFGRVIRLFPEITWVNSFRVGDPGLDTRPPVLLAPMATLLGNKVGEMALTPMTARSILDSIGMRLEESREISRYLTGLLVFLGLLGTFWGLLQTVSAVGATIQSLNVGSGDAGVIFEDLKAGLEAPLSGMGTAFSSSLFGLTGSLVLGFLDLQAGQAQNRFYNELEDWLSTVTDIEPEDSSPLQPPTDNSERIQASIAQLQKTVEEGGSKKASQAMANLAEGIQGLVKHVRSEQQMMRDWAENQGEQQKRIEALLSSISAAFDRAKD from the coding sequence ATGGCAAGAGACTTCGACCCCTACAGTCTGTCCAGTCCCCGGGCATACCTGTCGTTCATGATCATCTTCCTGGTGATCGTTGCATTCATAGGTTTCATTCTCTACCGGCAGATCTCGGTTGCATTCATGAGCAACCCCGGCCTGAACGGCCTGATCGTTCTGGTGGGTCTGTTCGGCATCCTGCTGTTGTTCGGCAGGGTTATCCGGCTGTTTCCTGAAATCACCTGGGTCAACAGCTTCCGCGTCGGCGATCCGGGCCTCGACACCCGCCCCCCCGTTCTGCTGGCCCCCATGGCGACCCTGCTCGGCAACAAGGTCGGCGAAATGGCGCTGACCCCCATGACGGCCCGCTCGATCCTGGATTCCATCGGCATGCGCCTGGAGGAATCGCGCGAGATCTCCCGCTATCTTACCGGCCTTCTCGTCTTCCTCGGCCTTCTCGGCACCTTCTGGGGACTGTTGCAGACCGTCAGCGCGGTCGGCGCGACCATCCAGTCCCTCAATGTCGGTTCCGGCGATGCCGGCGTGATCTTCGAGGATCTGAAAGCCGGCCTTGAAGCCCCGCTTTCGGGCATGGGCACGGCGTTTTCCTCATCGCTCTTCGGCTTGACCGGGTCTCTGGTTCTCGGCTTCCTCGATCTTCAGGCGGGACAGGCGCAGAACCGGTTTTACAACGAGCTGGAAGACTGGCTGTCCACCGTCACCGACATCGAACCGGAAGATTCCTCGCCTCTGCAGCCCCCCACCGACAACTCGGAGCGCATTCAGGCCTCCATCGCCCAACTGCAGAAAACGGTTGAGGAGGGAGGCAGCAAGAAGGCCTCCCAGGCCATGGCCAACCTCGCCGAAGGCATTCAGGGGCTGGTCAAGCATGTCCGCTCCGAACAGCAGATGATGCGCGACTGGGCGGAGAACCAGGGCGAACAGCAAAAGCGGATCGAAGCGCTTCTGTCCTCGATTTCGGCGGCCTTCGACCGCGCGAAGGACTGA
- a CDS encoding peptidoglycan -binding protein — MASLRARRRSSGTDYWPGFVDAMATLLLVIIFLLSIFMLAQFFLSQQLSGRDTVLNRLNAQISELTELLALERANSGELNDTITGLRASLGEATAEKDRLLGLLDNSSGEAQAAGGRAARLETMLDEEKQVSQRALAQVELLNQQISALRRQIAAANAALEASEAKESESQAKIASLGRRLNAALVQRVQELSRYRSDFFGRLREILSQRSDIRVVGDRFVFQSEVLFSSGSDEINPNGTEELDKLAEAIQELSLQIPDEINWVLRVDGHTDARPLSGTGRIRNNWELSAARAISVVRYLIERGVDPKRLVAAGFGQYQPLEEGDSPEALARNRRIELKLTER; from the coding sequence ATGGCAAGCCTGCGCGCCAGACGCCGCTCCTCGGGGACAGATTACTGGCCCGGCTTCGTCGATGCCATGGCAACGCTCCTGCTCGTCATCATCTTCCTGCTGTCGATCTTCATGCTGGCGCAGTTTTTCCTCAGTCAGCAGCTCTCCGGGCGTGACACGGTCCTGAACCGGCTGAACGCCCAGATCAGCGAGCTGACCGAACTGCTGGCCCTGGAACGGGCGAACAGCGGCGAACTGAACGATACCATCACCGGCCTGCGCGCCAGCCTCGGCGAAGCGACCGCTGAAAAGGACCGGTTACTCGGTTTGCTGGACAATTCTTCGGGCGAAGCACAGGCGGCTGGCGGCCGCGCAGCACGCCTGGAAACCATGCTCGACGAGGAGAAGCAGGTCAGCCAGCGCGCCCTGGCCCAGGTCGAACTCCTGAACCAGCAAATCTCCGCCCTGCGTCGCCAGATTGCCGCTGCGAACGCCGCCCTCGAAGCCTCCGAAGCCAAGGAAAGCGAGAGCCAGGCAAAAATCGCAAGCCTCGGCCGGCGCCTCAACGCCGCCCTGGTCCAAAGGGTCCAGGAACTGTCGCGCTACCGCTCCGACTTTTTCGGCCGCCTGCGGGAAATCCTGTCGCAGCGCTCCGATATCCGCGTCGTCGGCGATCGCTTCGTCTTCCAGTCGGAAGTCCTTTTCTCCTCCGGATCGGATGAAATCAATCCGAACGGCACGGAGGAACTCGACAAGCTCGCCGAGGCCATCCAGGAACTCAGCCTTCAGATCCCCGACGAGATCAACTGGGTACTCAGGGTCGACGGCCACACGGACGCCCGCCCGCTTTCGGGAACAGGCCGGATCCGCAACAACTGGGAGCTATCCGCCGCCCGCGCGATTTCGGTGGTCCGCTACCTGATCGAACGCGGCGTCGATCCCAAGCGCCTGGTGGCCGCCGGCTTCGGCCAGTACCAGCCGCTGGAGGAAGGCGACAGTCCGGAAGCACTCGCACGCAACCGCCGCATTGAACTCAAGCTGACCGAACGCTGA
- a CDS encoding DUF1272 domain-containing protein, whose amino-acid sequence MRPNCECCDRDLPPEAPNAMICTFECTFCRDCAESVLKGQCPNCGGNLVARPIRPAEKLLRYPASTKRVLKPEGCTAVG is encoded by the coding sequence TTGCGCCCGAACTGCGAATGCTGTGACAGGGATCTGCCGCCGGAGGCCCCGAACGCCATGATCTGCACCTTCGAATGCACCTTCTGCCGGGACTGCGCAGAAAGTGTGTTGAAAGGCCAGTGCCCGAACTGCGGCGGCAATCTCGTTGCCCGTCCGATCCGGCCCGCGGAAAAGCTGCTGCGCTACCCGGCGTCCACGAAGCGGGTGTTGAAACCGGAGGGCTGTACGGCGGTGGGCTAA